From Astatotilapia calliptera chromosome 19, fAstCal1.2, whole genome shotgun sequence, a single genomic window includes:
- the yipf6 gene encoding protein YIPF6: MAASEEASRPFAGLSDVSIAEDIPVEGDISVPVGPSRRDDEFSTLDEPVKDTIMRDLRAVGNKFIHVLYPKRSSALLRDWDLWGPLLLCVTLALLLQGGAADHEDQGGPQFAEVFVIVWFGSIIITLNSKLLGGTISFFQSLCVLGYCIMPLTVAMVVCRIVLVISSGRVVFAVRLAVVTASFGWSTFASTAFLADSQPPNRKALVVYPVFLFYFVIAWMILTYSPQQ, translated from the exons ATGGCGGCATCGGAGGAGGCCAGCAGACCGTTCGCCGGGCTGTCAGACGTTTCCATCGCGGAGGACATCCCGGTGGAAGGGGACATCTCGGTGCCCGTCGGCCCGTCTAGAAGAGATGATGAATTCTCCACTCTGGACGAACCGGTTAAGGACACCATCATGAGGGACCTGCGGGCGGTGGGGAACAAGTTCATCCACGTCCTCTACCCGAAGCGGAGCTCGGCTCTGCTGCGGGACTGGGACCTGTGGGGCCCGCTGCTGCTTTGCGTCACGctggctctgctgctgcaggGCGGTGCGGCCGACCACGAGGACCAGGGAGGACCGCAGTTCGCTGAG GTCTTCGTCATCGTGTGGTTTggctccatcatcatcaccctCAACTCCAAGCTGCTGGGTGGCACCATCTCTTTCTTCCAGAGCCTGTGCGTGTTGGGATATTGCATCATGCCTCTTACAGTGGCCATGGTAGTGTGTAGGATTGTCCTGGTCATCAGCTCCGGGAGGGTCGTATTCGCAGTGCGGCTGGCGGTGGTCACGGCGTCCTTCGGCTGGTCGACTTTCGCGTCCACAGCCTTCCTCGCCGACAGCCAGCCTCCCAACCGCAAGGCACTGGTGGTGTACCCGGTGTTCCTCTTCTACTTTGTGATTGCGTGGATGATCTTGACATACTCGCCGCAACAGTAG
- the snapc1b gene encoding snRNA-activating protein complex subunit 1b: protein MDFCGKQVKADCEQLLKRFQRTQSVRFEIFARIWREMKFSQIFYGTVNHEKRKFSRLILDVASVFFLPPFSFQIRVGGLYLLYSLYQCQNASPSEQIRLALKDWADVKTFEKDATVAQHFDVIYILQQLMFCKAFHFTATPSLLTYNKKRKVERSPMHEEFMERVSRPQELVNIELLEEMDNIHQHYENLKASTLSLTSAQQDPSVSLIRKNLVPQLRSAVVDFYNWQKRKDSVDEEEDSSEGTSSQQECSKRAGLLASIKSKAYGQAAEASKSRRHRQVEVDSTNYEARSAPTLGRSRITKPSLKARTSENLHISGDLWTEAMTTTKISRLAQLESAGDDKPKQYKKFKWS from the exons ATGGATTTCTGCGGGAAACAGGTGAAAGCAGACTGCGAGCAGCTCCTGAAGCGCTTCCAGCGAACACAGTCCGTCCGCTTCGAGATTTTCGCCAGAATATGGAGAGAGATGAAGTTCTCACAGATTTTCTA TGGCACTGTGAACCACGAGAAGCGAAAATTCAGTCGTCTGATACTGGACGTGGCCTCTGTCTTCTTCCTGCCACCCTTCAGCTTCCAGATCCGAGTAGGAGGACTTTACCTCCTGTACAGCTTGTATCAGTGCCAGAATGCGTCACCCTCTGAGCAG ATCCGTCTGGCACTGAAAGACTGGGCGGACGTGAAGACGTTTGAGAAAGACGCTACAGTTGCTCAGCACTTCGACGTGATCTACATCCTCCAGCAGCTCATGTTCTGTAAAGCGTTCCACTTCACCGCCACACCCTCTCTG CTCACCTACAATAAGAAGAGGAAGGTGGAAAGGTCGCCAATGCATGAGGAGTTCATGGAGCGAGTGTCCCGTCCACAGGAGCTGGTTAACATCGAGCTGCTGGAA GAAATGGACAACATTCACCAGCACTATGAGAATCTGAAGGCATCCACCCTCTCTCTGACATCAGCGCAGCAAGATCCGTCCGTCAGCCTGATCCGTAAAAACCTCGTCCCTCAGCTTCGCAGCGCTGTGGTCGACTTCTACAATTGGCAGAAAAGGAAG GACAGTGTGGACGAAGAAGAGGACAGCAGTGAGGGAACATCATCCCAGCAGGAG tgcTCCAAAAGGGCAGGGCTCCTTGCTTCCATCAAATCGAAGGCGTACGGACAAGCAGCAGAG gcCTCCAAGTCAAGGCGTCACCGCCAGGTGGAAGTGGATTCCACCAATTACGAGGCCAGATCCGCCCCCACGTTAGGTCGCTCCAGAATAACCAAGCCGTCACTCAAAGCCAGAACCAGTGAAAATCTCCATATTTCAG GTGACTTGTGGACGGAAGCAATGACGACCACTAAGATCAGTCGGCTTGCACAGCTCGAGTCTGCTGGTGATG ATAAACCGAAACAGTACAAAAAGTTCAAGTGGTCCTGA